In Tachysurus vachellii isolate PV-2020 chromosome 10, HZAU_Pvac_v1, whole genome shotgun sequence, the following proteins share a genomic window:
- the capn3a gene encoding calpain-3, which produces MPYTPSGFICDRLIRERERKDGEGSVNKPLRFSGQDFNTLKQDCLQKKVLFEDDTFPATVDSLGYKELGHKSSKVKNIVWKRPKDICDNPQFIVGGASRTDICQGDLGDCWLLAAIACLTLNDKLLYRVVPQEQSFSDNYAGIFHFQFWRYGDWVDVVVDDRIPTINNELVFTKSAERNEFWSVLLEKAYAKLHGSYEALKGGNTAEGMEDFTGGVTEFYEMKEAPKELYKIMKKALDRGSLMGCSIDALVPARLETRTVTGLVKGHAYSVTAVGECKQSVKKKSKVHLVRLRNPWGQVEWNGPWSDNSNEWESISKEDKEKLHLQNAEDGEFWMSFDDFMKNYTKIEICNMTPDALDDDKLHKWTVSVNEGRWVRGCSAGGCRNYLDTFWTNPQYRLRLLEEDDDQDNNEVACSFVVALMQKNRRKERKLGGNLFTIGFSIYEVPKEMQGNKQHMQKEFFLLNASKARCKAYINLREVTQRFRLSPGEYVIVPSTYEPHQEGEFLLRVFSEKKNVSEEIENRIAADHPVPAPASAGEETEEDQQLRTIFQQIAGDEMEISANNLRNVLNRVLADSYRDMNKEVFSLESCRSMIAFMDMAGTGRLNLQEFKQLWNKIKKWQETFKHYEAEQTGFISSYDMRNAINDAGFHLNNPLYNIITMRYANENMNIDFDSFVSCLVRLEGMFRAFQAFDQDGDGTISLSVLEWLQLTLYA; this is translated from the exons ATGCCCTACACACCATCAGGGTTTATTTGTGACCGGCTAATccgggaaagagagagaaaggatggAGAAGGATCTGTGAACAAACCTCTTCGGTTCAGTGGCCAGGATTTTAACACCCTGAAACAGGATTGTCTTCAGAAAAAGGTGCTATTTGAAGATGATACATTCCCAGCCACTGTGGACTCTCTGGGGTACAAGGAACTTGGCCACAAGTCCAGCAAAGTCAAGAACATTGTCTGGAAAAGACCCAAG GATATTTGTGATAATCCACAGTTCATTGTTGGAGGTGCCAGCAGAACAGACATCTGTCAGGGAGACTTAG GAGACTGCTGGCTGCTCGCTGCCATTGCTTGTCTTACACTGAACGATAAGCTACTGTATCGGGTTGTTCCTCAAGAGCAGAGTTTTTCTGACAATTATGCGGGAATCTTTCATTTCCAG TTCTGGCGTTACGGTGACTGGGtggatgttgttgttgatgatcgGATCCCTACCATCAATAACGAGCTAGTGTTCACCAAGTCTGCTGAGAGGAATGAGTTCTGGAGCGTTCTTCTTGAGAAAGCATATGCCAA ACTGCACGGTTCCTACGAGGCTCTGAAAGGTGGAAATACTGCCGAGGGGATGGAAGACTTCACTGGAGGAGTGACTGAGTTCTATGAAATGAAGGAGGCACCTAAAGAACTTTACAAGATCATGAAGAAAGCCTTAGACCGAGGCTCCCTCATGGGTTGCTCTATTGAC GCTTTGGTCCCAGCACGTCTGGAGACTCGCACAGTGACTGGGCTAGTGAAAGGTCATGCCTACTCTGTAACTGCTGTGGGTGAG TGTAAacagagtgtaaaaaaaaaatctaaagtgcATCTGGTGCGTCTTCGTAATCCATGGGGCCAAGTGGAGTGGAACGGACCTTGGAGTGATAA CTCAAATGAGTGGGAAAGCATCTCTAAGgaagataaagaaaaactgCATCTACAGAATGCAGAAGATGGAGAGTTCTG GATGTCTTTTGATGATTTCATGAAAAACTACACCAAGATAGAAATCTGTAATATGACTCCTGATGCACTGGATGATGATAAGCTGCACAAGTGGACAGTGTCTGTGAATGAGGGTCGCTGGGTAAGAGGCTGCTCTGCTGGAGGCTGCAGGAATTATTTGG ACACCTTCTGGACAAACCCACAGTACCGCCTTCGTCTTCTGGAGGAGGATGATGACCAGGACAACAATGAGGTGGCCTGCTCCTTTGTGGTGgctctcatgcagaaaaacagaagaaaagaacgAAAACTGGGTGGCAATTTATTCACTATTGGATTTTCCATCTATGAG gtGCCGAAGGAG ATGCAGGGTAACAAGCAGCATATGCAGAAGGAATTCTTTCTACTGAACGCATCCAAGGCTCGCTGCAAGGCCTACATTAACCTGAGGGAGGTGACGCAACGCTTCAGGCTGAGCCCTGGGGAGTATGTCATTGTGCCTTCCACCTATGAGCCCCACCAGGAAGGCGAGTTTCTCCTCCGTGTCTTCTCTGAAAAGAAGAACGTCTCTGA GGAAATAGAGAACAGGATTGCAGCTGACCATCCAGTG CCGGCTCCAGCCTCAGCAGGGGAAGAGACTGAGGAGGACCAGCAGTTACGCACCATTTTTCAGCAGATAGCTGGGGAT GAAATGGAGATCTCGGCTAACAATCTGAGAAACGTCCTGAACAGAGTGTTGGCTGATAGCT ACAGGGACATGAATAAAGAGGTGTTCAGTTTAGAGAGCTGCCGTAGTATGATAGCCTTCATGGAC ATGGCTGGAACAGGCAGACTTAATCTACAAGAGTTTAAACAGTTGTGGAATAAGATCAAAAAGTGGCAG GAAACCTTTAAGCATTATGAAGCTGAGCAGACTGGCTTCATCAGCAGCTACGACATGAGGAACGCCATCAATGATGCTG GGTTCCATCTCAACAACCCACTGTACAACATCATCACAATGCGTTACGCCAATGAGAACATGAACATCGACTTTGACAGCTTTGTCAGCTGTCTTGTTCGTTTGGAGGGGATGTTCA GAGCTTTCCAGGCTTTTGATCAGGATGGAGATGGCACTATCAGCCTGTCTGTACTGGAG TGGCTCCAGTTGACTCTGTATGCCTAA